A portion of the Corynebacterium ammoniagenes DSM 20306 genome contains these proteins:
- a CDS encoding suppressor of fused domain protein, with protein sequence MTTQFADVDTGLVKEGSDMPVRCELIAVARAPQAAVAAAVVGVAAKLEEAQGQIPAQPGVLVPDIDSALNQAADITVAHGMLIAPYLWGGPSPQVQEEDRLTLGLQLIMLTHAEYAYAVEEGVAAMQQAVAESNIDILDWTRADS encoded by the coding sequence GTGACCACACAGTTCGCCGATGTGGATACGGGCTTGGTCAAAGAAGGCTCGGATATGCCCGTGCGCTGTGAACTTATTGCGGTCGCGCGGGCACCGCAGGCCGCGGTTGCCGCGGCCGTAGTCGGGGTGGCGGCAAAGCTGGAGGAAGCCCAAGGTCAGATTCCTGCGCAGCCGGGTGTCTTAGTGCCGGATATTGATTCCGCACTGAACCAGGCGGCGGATATTACCGTGGCGCATGGCATGTTAATTGCACCGTATCTGTGGGGCGGACCGTCGCCGCAGGTGCAGGAAGAAGACCGTTTGACGCTGGGTCTGCAGCTGATCATGTTGACGCATGCTGAATATGCCTACGCTGTCGAAGAGGGCGTGGCAGCGATGCAGCAGGCAGTGGCTGAGTCCAACATTGACATCTTGGACTGGACTCGCGCAGATTCCTAG
- a CDS encoding aminotransferase class I/II-fold pyridoxal phosphate-dependent enzyme: MSLLELDSDQLKELADRTRTQYEELKAKGLKLDLTRGKPSAEQLDIANELLALPGEDNYTDKNGADLRNYGNGEGIADIRELWGELLGINPAQLLAADSSSLNIQFDLISWSCAFGNNDSEQPWFADEKRKWICPVPGYDRHHTISEQFGFENVTVPMLDDGPDVDAIAELVKDPSVKGMWAVPTFSNPTGVTFSKESIDKLASMETAAPDFRIMWDNAYAVHTLTDEFPEIVDVLDIAEKAGNPNRFWVLSSTSKITFAGAGVAFFASSKENLDWYLSIASARGIGPNKLNQLAHAKYFGSAEGVRAIMRKHSGILAPKFKAVEKILEERLGEYEVARWTEPEGGYFISMDVIDGTASRVWELAKDAGIVLTKAGSAFPGNDDPNDRNIRLAPSLPPQEEVEEAMDGVATCVLLAAIEKLGA, from the coding sequence ATGTCGCTGCTTGAACTTGACTCTGATCAGCTCAAAGAATTAGCTGACCGCACGCGCACACAATATGAAGAGCTCAAGGCTAAAGGTCTCAAGCTGGATCTGACTCGCGGCAAGCCGTCCGCTGAACAGCTGGACATAGCCAATGAGCTGCTAGCCCTGCCCGGCGAAGACAACTACACCGATAAAAATGGCGCGGATCTGCGCAATTACGGCAATGGCGAAGGCATCGCCGATATCCGTGAGCTGTGGGGCGAGCTGCTCGGTATCAACCCAGCGCAATTGCTGGCTGCGGATTCCTCGTCGTTGAATATCCAATTCGACTTGATCTCTTGGTCTTGCGCATTTGGCAACAACGATTCGGAGCAGCCATGGTTTGCGGACGAAAAGCGCAAGTGGATCTGTCCGGTGCCGGGCTACGATCGCCACCACACCATCTCCGAGCAATTCGGCTTTGAAAACGTCACGGTCCCCATGCTGGATGATGGCCCAGATGTTGACGCCATTGCGGAACTGGTCAAAGACCCCTCCGTGAAGGGGATGTGGGCGGTTCCTACTTTCTCTAACCCGACTGGGGTGACGTTTAGCAAGGAAAGCATCGACAAGCTGGCGTCGATGGAAACTGCTGCGCCGGATTTCCGCATCATGTGGGATAACGCGTATGCCGTGCACACCTTGACTGATGAATTCCCGGAAATTGTTGATGTGTTGGACATCGCGGAAAAGGCCGGCAACCCGAACCGTTTCTGGGTACTGTCCTCGACCTCGAAGATCACCTTTGCTGGTGCTGGCGTGGCATTTTTTGCCTCCTCGAAAGAGAACCTGGATTGGTATTTGAGCATTGCCTCTGCCCGCGGCATTGGTCCTAATAAGCTCAACCAGCTGGCCCACGCGAAGTACTTCGGATCCGCCGAAGGAGTGCGCGCAATCATGCGCAAGCACTCCGGCATTTTGGCACCGAAGTTCAAAGCCGTGGAAAAGATCCTGGAAGAGCGCTTGGGTGAGTATGAAGTCGCGCGCTGGACGGAACCAGAAGGTGGCTACTTCATTTCCATGGACGTCATTGACGGCACGGCATCGCGCGTGTGGGAACTGGCAAAAGACGCCGGCATTGTGCTGACCAAGGCTGGTTCGGCATTTCCGGGCAATGATGACCCGAATGACCGCAACATTCGTCTGGCACCTTCTTTGCCACCACAAGAAGAAGTCGAAGAAGCCATGGATGGCGTGGCAACGTGTGTCCTGCTCGCTGCAATTGAGAAGTTGGGTGCCTAA
- a CDS encoding queuosine precursor transporter, translating into MTSKSATATADNGGESIRFIPVQSTLYPWLVTVFVVVFLISNINATKGVALGPLITDGAFFLFPLAYIVGDVLAECYGFKSTRRAIYIGFCMAILAVVCFYIAIWLPSASFYEGQEAFAATLGLVPQIVLASLAGYLVGQLLNAWIMNAMKKRSGEGKLKTRLIASTVVGELGDTVLFCAIAASVIGVDSIGGFFNYVAVGFVWKTLIEIVLLPVTTRVIAWVKKREDYVPA; encoded by the coding sequence ATGACAAGTAAATCGGCAACCGCAACCGCAGACAATGGCGGCGAGAGCATCCGATTCATCCCGGTACAGTCCACCCTGTATCCGTGGTTGGTCACGGTGTTTGTCGTCGTCTTTTTAATTTCCAATATCAACGCCACCAAAGGCGTTGCCCTAGGCCCGCTCATTACGGACGGCGCATTTTTCCTGTTCCCCTTGGCCTATATCGTCGGCGACGTGCTCGCTGAGTGCTACGGGTTCAAATCCACCCGGCGCGCTATCTACATCGGCTTTTGCATGGCTATTTTGGCCGTGGTGTGTTTTTATATTGCGATCTGGCTGCCATCGGCAAGCTTTTATGAAGGCCAAGAAGCCTTCGCTGCCACCTTGGGGCTCGTACCGCAGATTGTTCTCGCCTCCCTGGCTGGCTACCTCGTAGGCCAGCTGCTCAACGCCTGGATTATGAATGCCATGAAAAAGCGTTCCGGTGAGGGCAAGCTCAAAACCCGTTTGATCGCATCCACCGTGGTGGGCGAATTGGGCGATACGGTACTGTTTTGCGCCATCGCGGCATCAGTGATTGGCGTGGATTCCATCGGTGGGTTCTTTAACTACGTGGCCGTGGGTTTTGTGTGGAAGACCCTGATTGAAATTGTGCTGCTTCCGGTAACGACCCGTGTCATCGCGTGGGTGAAAAAGCGCGAGGATTACGTTCCGGCATGA
- the recR gene encoding recombination mediator RecR, translating into MFEGPLQDLIDELSRLPGVGPKSAQRIAFHVLHMDPEDIDRLSSALVAVRDGVTFCRICCNISRESVCRICVNSQRDRGTICVVEEPKDIQVIERTGEYQGRYHVLGGALDPLANIGPKDLNISQLLQRIGGVLPDRELADSTKENPQYDETPDVTEVILATDPNTEGEATAAYLVRLLRDFPDLKITRLASGMPLGGDLEFVDELTLSRALQGRLTV; encoded by the coding sequence GTGTTTGAAGGCCCGTTGCAAGACCTCATTGATGAGTTGTCGCGACTTCCTGGCGTGGGTCCCAAAAGCGCGCAAAGAATCGCCTTCCACGTGTTGCACATGGATCCGGAAGATATTGACCGGCTCTCCAGTGCTTTAGTGGCAGTGCGCGATGGCGTGACATTTTGTCGAATCTGCTGCAATATCTCGCGTGAATCTGTCTGCCGTATCTGCGTTAATTCTCAACGTGATCGCGGCACCATCTGCGTGGTGGAAGAACCGAAAGATATCCAGGTCATTGAGCGGACCGGAGAATATCAAGGCCGCTACCACGTGCTCGGCGGTGCCTTGGATCCCTTGGCAAATATCGGGCCGAAGGATTTGAATATCTCCCAGCTGTTGCAGCGCATCGGCGGGGTACTACCCGATCGTGAGCTGGCGGATTCCACCAAGGAAAATCCGCAATACGATGAAACCCCGGATGTCACGGAAGTCATCTTGGCCACGGATCCCAATACCGAAGGTGAAGCGACAGCAGCATACTTGGTGCGTTTGCTGCGCGATTTCCCAGACTTGAAAATCACGCGCCTGGCCTCAGGCATGCCCTTGGGCGGCGACTTGGAATTCGTTGATGAGTTGACGCTCTCGCGTGCACTACAGGGCCGGTTGACGGTCTAA
- a CDS encoding DNA polymerase III subunit gamma and tau: MALYRKYRPATFAEVVGQEQVTQPLSAALDAGRINHAYLFSGPRGCGKTSSARIMARSLNCVQGPTSHPCGECASCISLAPGGPGNLDVTELDAASHNSVEDMRELRERAYYAPADSRYRIFIIDEAHMVTNQGFNALLKIVEEPPEHLIFIFATTEPDKVIGTIRSRTHHYPFRLLTPPAMKGLLERTVAAEGLYVEDSVYPMVISAGGGSPRDTLSILDQLLAGSGPDGLTYAIARPLLGVTDETLLDDTIAALAQGDKAALFKHVDAVIEAGHEPRRFAVDLLGRLRDLMILQAVPDAISAGLVDAPVDRGQTLTEQAQLFNGAQLAHYAATVNEQIGALRGATSPRLLLEILCAHLVMEPTTTDVAAADAPATGPAPSVSSSAGANTHGQSTGQPGTSAASAGNAPSGIAAAQQAAAAIAARRNQQRDQTQQGAQSPSAAQPRPAQAPQQQAPAQPQAPAQPQAPSQSSSPAAPQQPAEQPTHTQPAQQQPAEQQSAAQQVPAPQPQAGSQQEDSRPETSQHEQSVRDDAPQTDAQPAQQEQSQQPAPGEGPAEEPADTPSAEPTAPAAEAESVQEAQASQSPDQLVEQLRNNWQQLRASVSKRNKIAGIMLTEARVLGLRDDTLVLGHTTGALAERLNAPANNKDIVAVVSEEAGHQLAVNCIVGTDPEAAGFSGQKPKPQTWNPRAAQAPQAATRETGDDDQESESPRDYNNSAPSQPADKSVENQDRNNRPAQEPSGWGAPRALGGEGAAPQASSPQQSGSQSTGSQPRDAQPSPTPPAAAQPTSAPHDSAPNRTAPNQAQAQSEAPAQAPAQAQPAQDDWRARIAQAKAQTQQREEELRNSGTFSDGRPLPPDPGPDSYPEYESVPPEDAYPPSPSQPAATPQQAPAPNSGRNQGGFGGGGQQQAQAPAPSQQQGAPAQRSAPPAGGQQSAGASSAGYSREAQENEMMDDAREQGQLDRRSATEVAMELLERELGARKL; this comes from the coding sequence GTGGCTTTATACCGGAAGTATCGTCCAGCAACTTTTGCTGAAGTCGTTGGGCAGGAACAAGTAACCCAACCGCTCTCAGCAGCACTCGATGCAGGGCGCATTAACCATGCGTACCTATTTTCCGGTCCGCGCGGCTGCGGTAAGACCTCATCCGCGCGCATTATGGCGCGTTCCCTCAACTGCGTGCAAGGGCCGACCTCGCACCCATGTGGTGAGTGCGCCAGCTGTATTTCCCTAGCCCCAGGTGGCCCTGGCAACCTGGATGTCACGGAGTTGGATGCGGCGTCGCACAACTCGGTAGAAGATATGCGTGAGCTGCGTGAGCGCGCGTATTACGCACCGGCGGATTCCCGCTACCGCATCTTTATTATCGATGAGGCCCACATGGTGACCAACCAGGGCTTTAACGCATTGCTCAAGATTGTGGAGGAGCCACCAGAGCACCTCATCTTCATTTTTGCGACCACGGAGCCAGACAAAGTCATTGGCACCATCCGCTCGCGTACGCACCACTACCCGTTCCGCCTGCTCACCCCGCCGGCGATGAAGGGGCTGTTGGAGCGCACCGTTGCGGCAGAGGGCTTGTACGTTGAAGACTCCGTGTACCCGATGGTCATTTCCGCTGGTGGCGGTTCACCGCGCGATACGCTGTCGATTTTGGATCAGCTCTTGGCGGGTTCCGGGCCTGATGGGCTGACCTACGCCATTGCGCGGCCATTGTTGGGTGTTACCGATGAAACCTTGTTGGATGACACCATCGCCGCGCTGGCCCAAGGCGATAAGGCAGCGTTGTTTAAACACGTCGATGCCGTGATTGAAGCCGGGCATGAACCGCGCCGTTTTGCGGTGGACTTGCTCGGCCGTCTGCGCGATTTGATGATCTTGCAAGCAGTTCCGGATGCCATTTCCGCAGGGCTTGTCGATGCCCCCGTTGACCGCGGCCAAACGCTGACCGAGCAGGCTCAGTTGTTCAATGGCGCCCAGCTGGCGCACTATGCCGCGACTGTCAATGAACAAATCGGCGCTTTACGCGGTGCGACATCGCCGCGTTTATTGCTCGAAATCCTTTGTGCGCATTTGGTGATGGAGCCAACCACGACTGATGTTGCTGCCGCTGATGCCCCAGCGACTGGTCCCGCGCCTAGCGTTTCCTCCTCAGCCGGAGCGAACACACATGGCCAATCCACTGGACAACCAGGCACCAGTGCCGCATCTGCGGGCAATGCTCCGTCTGGCATCGCCGCTGCCCAACAAGCAGCCGCTGCGATTGCCGCACGCCGCAACCAGCAGCGTGACCAAACACAGCAAGGTGCCCAGAGCCCGTCAGCTGCCCAGCCGCGTCCGGCGCAGGCCCCACAGCAACAGGCGCCAGCGCAGCCGCAGGCACCTGCACAACCGCAGGCTCCAAGCCAGTCAAGCTCGCCTGCTGCACCTCAGCAACCTGCAGAGCAGCCAACGCATACACAGCCTGCACAGCAGCAACCTGCAGAGCAGCAATCAGCTGCACAGCAAGTGCCAGCGCCACAGCCGCAGGCTGGTTCGCAGCAGGAAGATTCACGTCCTGAGACTTCGCAGCACGAGCAGTCTGTGCGCGACGATGCACCACAAACGGATGCTCAGCCAGCGCAACAGGAGCAGTCGCAGCAGCCAGCACCTGGGGAAGGGCCAGCGGAGGAGCCGGCGGATACTCCATCTGCAGAACCTACGGCACCTGCCGCAGAAGCCGAGTCGGTGCAGGAAGCACAGGCGTCGCAAAGCCCCGATCAATTGGTGGAGCAGCTGCGCAATAATTGGCAGCAGCTGCGCGCTAGCGTGTCCAAACGCAATAAGATTGCCGGCATCATGCTCACCGAAGCGCGCGTTTTGGGATTGCGCGATGACACCTTAGTGCTTGGTCACACCACAGGTGCGCTGGCAGAGCGGTTGAATGCGCCAGCAAATAACAAAGATATTGTCGCGGTGGTCTCCGAAGAAGCCGGACATCAGTTGGCGGTCAATTGCATCGTGGGCACGGATCCGGAAGCTGCCGGATTTAGTGGACAAAAACCAAAACCTCAGACCTGGAATCCTCGGGCTGCGCAGGCACCCCAGGCTGCCACGCGGGAGACTGGTGATGATGATCAGGAGTCAGAGAGTCCTAGGGACTACAACAATTCCGCTCCTTCCCAGCCAGCGGATAAGTCTGTAGAAAACCAGGATCGAAACAACCGTCCAGCACAAGAGCCATCCGGATGGGGAGCTCCGCGTGCTCTGGGTGGTGAAGGCGCTGCGCCACAAGCATCGTCGCCACAGCAATCGGGCTCGCAGTCCACGGGCTCGCAGCCCAGGGACGCACAGCCTTCGCCGACGCCACCTGCAGCGGCGCAACCTACGTCGGCACCACACGACAGTGCACCAAACCGCACGGCGCCCAACCAGGCGCAGGCGCAATCAGAAGCCCCTGCGCAGGCACCAGCGCAAGCGCAGCCGGCACAGGATGATTGGCGCGCACGTATTGCCCAAGCCAAGGCTCAGACTCAGCAGCGTGAAGAGGAGCTGCGCAACTCGGGCACTTTCAGTGACGGTCGGCCGCTGCCGCCGGACCCAGGCCCAGATTCCTACCCAGAGTATGAATCGGTGCCTCCAGAAGATGCGTATCCACCATCCCCATCTCAACCGGCTGCAACGCCGCAACAGGCACCGGCGCCGAATTCTGGACGCAACCAGGGCGGATTTGGCGGCGGTGGGCAGCAACAAGCACAGGCGCCAGCGCCATCACAGCAGCAGGGGGCACCTGCACAGCGCTCAGCTCCTCCTGCTGGAGGACAGCAGAGCGCAGGTGCGTCGTCTGCCGGGTATTCCCGCGAGGCGCAAGAAAACGAGATGATGGACGATGCTCGTGAGCAAGGCCAATTGGATCGGCGCAGTGCCACTGAAGTGGCCATGGAATTGTTGGAAAGAGAACTCGGAGCCCGCAAGCTGTAG
- a CDS encoding cation:proton antiporter, translating into MDVLMILTGLLAATVGAVALGNKTGLPWPALLTLLTTAVVFIPGFTTFTVPSELILPIFLPPLLWALARRTSWGVIREQWRTILLLSVVLVVLTTAGVGVAAYFWLPGIGLAGAILIGAAIAPPDPVAVEAVAEPAGIPHRITTSLQTEGLFNDAASIVLFHLALFAITEGDDLSVAGGVLNFVYSSVVAAILGLVVGWVAAWFMKHIDDSTARNALTWVIPFGTYITAEFLEASGVIAVVIAAIELSSRAPLFAEDRSSGRNFWETAELLFTGVAFGLIGMSVRNAIDEVGADLWHSVFVGVGLSIVAIVIRGVWMYIVCLINQKTGQRRSAPTRLQEVLLMTWSGMRGLVTLALILSIPTGALAYHHELAVVALTVLLITMVIPGLLLPWLMNQLSLQTQSEAAEDAMRAVISERSRQAAMRSLRGYADTLDPDIAAAIDNWFEETLGAGDLSAENRSVRMEKIKRARKEASKAREVALLASQQELIHMRNNREYNPVLVDEILGEVDRALLTVKDRQ; encoded by the coding sequence ATGGATGTTTTGATGATCCTCACCGGGTTGCTCGCCGCCACCGTGGGCGCAGTAGCGCTGGGAAATAAGACTGGCCTGCCTTGGCCCGCACTGTTGACGTTACTGACCACCGCGGTGGTCTTTATTCCGGGATTTACCACGTTTACCGTGCCCTCGGAGTTGATTTTGCCTATCTTCCTCCCGCCGCTGCTGTGGGCTCTAGCCCGGCGCACATCGTGGGGCGTGATTCGCGAGCAGTGGCGCACCATCTTGCTGCTCTCTGTGGTCTTGGTGGTACTCACCACGGCCGGGGTCGGTGTTGCGGCCTATTTCTGGTTGCCTGGCATCGGTCTCGCGGGCGCTATTCTCATCGGCGCTGCCATCGCGCCGCCTGATCCCGTCGCGGTGGAAGCCGTGGCGGAGCCCGCCGGAATCCCGCACCGCATTACCACATCGCTGCAGACTGAAGGGCTTTTTAATGACGCCGCCTCGATTGTGTTATTTCACTTAGCGCTCTTTGCGATTACCGAAGGCGATGACCTTTCGGTGGCCGGCGGCGTGCTGAACTTTGTGTACTCATCAGTTGTGGCCGCCATTTTGGGCTTGGTGGTTGGCTGGGTCGCTGCCTGGTTTATGAAACACATCGATGACTCCACTGCACGCAATGCACTGACGTGGGTGATACCTTTCGGTACCTATATCACCGCTGAGTTTTTAGAGGCCTCCGGCGTTATTGCAGTGGTTATCGCTGCTATCGAGTTAAGCTCACGCGCGCCACTATTTGCCGAAGATCGTTCTTCAGGACGAAACTTCTGGGAAACCGCGGAGTTGTTATTTACCGGCGTCGCCTTTGGTCTCATTGGCATGTCGGTGCGCAATGCTATCGATGAAGTCGGCGCGGACCTGTGGCACTCCGTATTCGTCGGTGTTGGGCTATCAATAGTTGCCATCGTCATCCGCGGGGTGTGGATGTATATCGTCTGCCTGATCAATCAAAAGACCGGGCAGCGGCGAAGCGCACCGACTCGCTTGCAAGAAGTCCTGTTGATGACCTGGTCAGGAATGCGCGGGCTGGTTACCTTGGCGCTGATTTTGTCCATCCCCACTGGCGCTTTGGCCTACCACCATGAGCTTGCGGTTGTGGCCCTAACGGTGCTGCTTATCACCATGGTGATTCCGGGGCTGCTGCTGCCGTGGCTGATGAACCAACTGTCGCTGCAAACCCAATCCGAAGCCGCTGAGGACGCCATGCGCGCCGTGATCTCGGAACGCTCCCGCCAAGCAGCCATGCGCAGTTTGCGTGGCTACGCTGACACCCTCGATCCCGATATCGCAGCGGCCATTGATAACTGGTTTGAAGAAACCCTCGGCGCCGGTGACCTTTCTGCCGAAAACCGCAGCGTGCGTATGGAAAAGATCAAACGTGCTCGCAAGGAAGCCAGCAAAGCACGGGAAGTAGCACTACTGGCTTCACAACAAGAGCTCATACACATGCGCAATAACCGCGAATACAACCCCGTGCTCGTGGATGAAATCCTCGGTGAAGTGGATCGCGCACTGCTGACGGTGAAAGACCGGCAGTAA
- the gluQRS gene encoding tRNA glutamyl-Q(34) synthetase GluQRS, whose protein sequence is MQSPPRSNEPSASNEKQSGTQPGRHRSQPQGTSQNAPQSASQGAGRYAPSPSGDLHFGNLRTALLSWLYARSTGRQFFMRVEDIDQQRSSMDAAQHQLEDLDHLGLEWDGEVIYQQDRYSAYEEALARLPHYECYCSRKDIQEASRAPHAIPGQYPGTCRNLSEEERKAQRALLVDASRIPALRLRSEVSSFTVHDELAGNYTGEVDDMILRRGGNANQMGPLGPDWAYNLAVVVDDGEQGIDQVVRGDDLLSSAPRQAYLAQLLGYDIPQYVHVPLVLNHEGKRLAKRDGAVTLREMLEESDLASIIGHLAQSLGYEGIGNADELLEAFDPVEFAQHGSAHKPFTWTNLL, encoded by the coding sequence ATGCAATCTCCGCCACGAAGCAACGAACCCAGCGCAAGCAACGAGAAGCAGTCCGGTACGCAGCCGGGCAGGCACCGGAGCCAGCCACAGGGCACCTCGCAGAATGCACCGCAGAGCGCCTCGCAAGGCGCGGGACGGTATGCCCCAAGTCCTTCCGGAGACCTGCACTTTGGCAACCTGCGCACCGCCTTGTTGTCGTGGTTATATGCGCGCAGCACCGGGCGACAATTTTTCATGCGGGTAGAAGATATTGATCAGCAGCGCTCGTCGATGGATGCTGCCCAGCACCAGCTCGAAGATTTAGACCACCTCGGCCTGGAATGGGACGGCGAGGTCATCTACCAGCAAGATCGTTACAGCGCTTATGAGGAAGCGCTGGCGAGGTTGCCGCACTATGAGTGCTATTGCTCGCGCAAGGATATTCAGGAAGCATCGCGCGCTCCACATGCCATCCCCGGGCAGTATCCCGGTACATGTCGGAATTTAAGTGAAGAGGAAAGAAAAGCACAAAGAGCATTGCTTGTCGATGCCTCCCGTATCCCCGCTTTACGCCTGCGCTCCGAGGTGTCCAGCTTTACCGTCCATGATGAGCTGGCAGGTAACTACACTGGCGAGGTCGATGACATGATCTTGCGTCGCGGCGGCAATGCCAATCAAATGGGTCCACTGGGGCCTGATTGGGCCTATAACCTCGCGGTTGTCGTCGATGACGGCGAGCAGGGCATCGACCAAGTCGTACGCGGTGATGACCTGCTATCTTCTGCACCGCGGCAAGCGTATTTAGCGCAGTTATTAGGCTATGACATCCCGCAGTACGTGCATGTCCCGCTGGTGCTCAACCACGAGGGCAAGCGCTTGGCCAAGCGGGATGGCGCAGTGACCTTGCGCGAGATGCTCGAAGAATCCGACCTCGCATCAATAATTGGCCACCTAGCGCAGTCCTTGGGGTATGAGGGAATTGGCAACGCCGATGAATTATTAGAGGCCTTTGACCCGGTGGAGTTTGCACAACATGGCTCCGCGCATAAGCCTTTTACCTGGACTAACCTGCTCTAA
- a CDS encoding YbaB/EbfC family nucleoid-associated protein: protein MTTPDNSTPDMNDILAQAARVQAELQKAQEEILATKVEGTAGNGLVTVTMTGGAELVDLKIDKSVVDPEDVETLQDLVFGAFKDAHEKAGQLAQDKIGPLSQGMNDGGMSGMFG, encoded by the coding sequence ATGACTACTCCAGATAACTCCACCCCAGACATGAATGACATCTTGGCGCAGGCTGCACGCGTGCAGGCAGAGTTGCAAAAGGCACAGGAAGAAATCCTGGCTACCAAGGTGGAAGGTACCGCCGGCAACGGCCTAGTAACCGTGACCATGACCGGTGGTGCAGAGCTCGTTGATTTGAAGATTGATAAGTCAGTTGTCGATCCAGAAGACGTAGAAACCTTGCAGGACCTCGTCTTCGGCGCTTTCAAAGATGCGCACGAAAAGGCCGGCCAGCTGGCACAAGATAAGATTGGCCCACTGTCGCAGGGCATGAACGATGGCGGCATGTCGGGCATGTTCGGCTAA